In Tuberibacillus sp. Marseille-P3662, the following proteins share a genomic window:
- a CDS encoding GerAB/ArcD/ProY family transporter has protein sequence MRSFEYGDQEISNKELFYAVASMAIGVGILNMPRLVSSSTENGDGMISIIISGLFAFCIVFLIAKLATRFPGESFYTYSSRIVTKPIAIILTVYMTINFIFICGYEIRVISNVAKLYIFDKTPMEVIALIFLLVVIYAVAGSSVALLRLNMMFIPIILVMIIIIQLLNINYIEIKNLRPMFVTPPRDMIRGSLNAFTAIAGFEVILFYIAFINRPDKAPKSASLGILLPLLLNLATYFFCVGVFSTTVKEILYPTIEIAKEIDAPVSFFERFDSLFFTVWIMAIYTTATMAFDVATIAMKSIFNIKKFSWILVLAPMIYLVAMAPQTFPEIETLGVYTSILSFSCGTVIPLLLLLIAKVRGVKSGKTTRHEKS, from the coding sequence ATGCGTTCATTTGAATACGGTGATCAAGAAATTAGTAATAAAGAACTCTTTTATGCTGTCGCGTCTATGGCCATTGGCGTAGGTATCTTAAACATGCCGCGTTTAGTCTCCTCATCCACGGAAAACGGAGATGGCATGATTTCTATTATTATTAGTGGCCTTTTCGCTTTTTGTATCGTGTTTTTAATTGCAAAACTGGCGACCCGTTTTCCAGGTGAAAGTTTCTATACTTACAGTTCACGTATTGTTACGAAGCCAATTGCAATAATATTAACAGTTTACATGACGATTAATTTTATTTTCATATGTGGCTATGAAATTCGAGTGATTTCCAATGTCGCCAAATTATATATATTTGATAAAACACCCATGGAGGTTATTGCGCTCATATTTTTACTCGTCGTCATCTATGCTGTCGCCGGTTCGTCTGTTGCTCTCCTCCGTTTAAATATGATGTTTATACCCATTATCCTTGTTATGATTATTATCATTCAGCTACTTAATATCAACTATATTGAAATTAAAAACCTACGGCCAATGTTTGTGACACCCCCAAGGGACATGATCAGGGGATCGTTGAATGCCTTTACGGCCATAGCAGGTTTCGAGGTCATTTTATTTTACATCGCATTTATTAACCGACCTGATAAGGCACCTAAATCAGCATCTCTTGGTATTCTTTTACCACTGCTGTTGAATTTAGCAACATATTTTTTCTGTGTGGGTGTATTTTCAACAACTGTTAAGGAAATTCTCTATCCTACCATTGAAATAGCTAAAGAAATTGATGCGCCTGTTAGTTTCTTTGAACGATTTGATTCTTTATTTTTTACAGTTTGGATTATGGCGATTTACACAACAGCAACTATGGCCTTTGACGTTGCCACGATTGCGATGAAGTCAATCTTTAATATTAAAAAATTTAGTTGGATTCTGGTTCTAGCTCCTATGATCTATTTGGTGGCCATGGCTCCGCAAACATTCCCGGAAATTGAAACTTTAGGCGTATACACGTCCATTTTAAGTTTCAGCTGTGGCACAGTAATCCCGTTACTCTTACTCTTAATTGCCAAGGTAAGGGGGGTTAAAAGTGGAAAGACAACCCGTCATGAAAAATCTTAA
- a CDS encoding spore germination protein, with translation MLFRSFFRRSNPKIMENAHSYTKKQQTPSFEVTIYKDLQKNINNIQSMMDNPSDLIVKKASLGGYDRDCAIIYIDGLVKTDYISQRLIKSIHSFNKYVDDNISKDDGEAIINALQYDALPASEVDRVRTLDDVTLPLLSGNTAIFIDGLDQVIMVDTKGWKSRSIEPPVTEAVVRGPRVGFIENIRTNTSMIRRSIRDPNLRMKSIKVGRRSKADVTITYLDGVVNPALVKETVRRLKSIDLDDVESSGDIEQWIEDSFLSPFPQVQHTERPDRVRAALVQGRVGILTDNSPFALIVPVTFGQLFHSAEDYYERWLLASFIRMLRYIAAFFSVFLPGLYVALVAYHPGMIPTKLAFSIAATREGVPFPSLIEALIMEGIMELLREAGLRLPQPIGQTIGIVGGLVIGEAAVTAGIVSPIMVIIVALTAISSFSLPSYSLAISLRLLRFAIMFAAAIFGLYGLVLIYIMINVHFTNMKSFGIPYATPFAPQLYSDFKDLVVRVPLTMMSRRPKMTQTGDQDRSNRKRGRR, from the coding sequence GTGTTGTTTCGATCTTTCTTTCGACGAAGTAACCCTAAAATAATGGAGAACGCCCATTCATATACCAAGAAACAGCAGACACCATCATTCGAAGTCACCATTTACAAGGATCTTCAAAAGAATATCAATAACATTCAATCAATGATGGATAATCCCAGCGATCTTATTGTAAAGAAAGCTTCTTTAGGTGGATATGACAGAGATTGCGCAATTATTTACATAGATGGTCTTGTCAAAACCGACTACATATCACAAAGACTTATTAAATCGATTCATTCATTCAATAAGTATGTTGACGATAATATATCAAAAGATGATGGTGAAGCCATTATTAATGCCTTACAATATGATGCTTTGCCAGCGTCTGAGGTGGATCGAGTTAGAACTTTGGATGATGTCACTTTACCATTGTTATCCGGTAATACAGCGATCTTCATTGATGGTCTTGACCAAGTCATAATGGTTGATACCAAAGGATGGAAATCAAGAAGTATTGAACCTCCAGTTACTGAAGCGGTTGTTCGAGGTCCCCGTGTGGGTTTTATAGAAAATATTCGAACAAATACTAGTATGATCCGTCGGAGTATCCGTGATCCCAACTTACGGATGAAATCCATTAAGGTGGGCCGTCGATCCAAGGCGGATGTTACGATAACTTATCTTGACGGCGTGGTTAATCCTGCGCTTGTTAAAGAAACTGTCCGGAGACTTAAATCAATTGATTTGGATGATGTAGAGTCATCAGGTGATATTGAGCAATGGATAGAAGATAGTTTTTTATCTCCATTTCCACAGGTTCAACATACCGAACGGCCTGATCGAGTCAGGGCTGCACTTGTTCAAGGACGCGTTGGCATTCTTACTGATAATTCGCCATTCGCATTAATCGTCCCAGTGACATTTGGACAATTGTTCCATTCGGCTGAAGACTATTATGAACGTTGGCTTTTGGCGTCATTCATCCGGATGTTACGCTATATAGCTGCCTTCTTTTCAGTATTTCTTCCGGGGCTATACGTGGCCCTCGTGGCCTATCATCCAGGTATGATTCCGACAAAACTTGCCTTTTCGATTGCGGCTACACGTGAAGGGGTACCCTTTCCATCACTCATTGAGGCTCTCATCATGGAGGGAATTATGGAGTTGCTCCGTGAAGCGGGGTTACGTCTTCCCCAACCCATTGGTCAAACCATTGGTATCGTTGGTGGTCTTGTCATCGGAGAGGCTGCTGTTACAGCAGGCATTGTCAGTCCCATCATGGTGATCATTGTTGCTTTGACAGCTATTTCATCTTTTTCCTTACCATCGTACAGTCTAGCGATTTCATTGCGCCTACTTCGATTTGCAATTATGTTTGCAGCGGCCATATTTGGTTTATATGGCCTCGTGCTTATCTATATCATGATAAATGTTCATTTTACTAACATGAAAAGTTTTGGTATTCCCTATGCCACACCATTTGCGCCGCAACTATATAGTGACTTTAAAGACTTAGTTGTTCGCGTGCCTTTAACCATGATGAGTAGAAGGCCAAAGATGACACAAACTGGGGATCAAGACCGGTCTAATAGAAAGCGGGGTCGCCGCTAA
- the ftsE gene encoding cell division ATP-binding protein FtsE, translating into MIQMKDIWKSYTNGVMAVNNINVDIAKGEFVYIVGQSGSGKSTLIKLMYREEKPTKGQIIVDGKDVAKLKRRHVPSLRRQLGVVFQDYKLLPKLTIYENVAFALEVIEEHPRNIRRRVMDVLDLVKLKHKARFLPQELSGGEQQRISIARSIVNNPSIVVADEPTGNLDPDTAWGIMEVFERINNNGTTVVMATHNREIVNNLKRRVIEIEGGMIVRDEQRGEYSYEA; encoded by the coding sequence ATGATTCAGATGAAAGATATTTGGAAATCCTATACCAATGGTGTTATGGCAGTGAACAATATCAATGTGGATATCGCCAAAGGAGAATTTGTATATATTGTCGGGCAAAGTGGGTCAGGGAAATCGACATTAATTAAATTGATGTACCGTGAGGAAAAACCGACAAAGGGTCAAATTATTGTTGATGGAAAAGATGTGGCCAAGCTCAAGCGCCGCCACGTTCCCAGCTTAAGACGTCAATTAGGTGTAGTATTTCAGGATTATAAATTGTTACCAAAACTAACAATCTATGAGAATGTTGCTTTTGCCTTAGAAGTTATTGAAGAGCATCCACGCAATATTCGCCGACGAGTCATGGACGTTCTTGATTTGGTCAAGCTTAAACATAAAGCGCGTTTTCTTCCGCAGGAACTTTCCGGCGGTGAACAACAAAGAATTTCGATTGCCCGATCGATTGTTAATAATCCTTCCATTGTTGTTGCTGACGAGCCGACAGGGAACCTCGATCCCGATACCGCTTGGGGGATCATGGAGGTTTTTGAACGAATTAATAATAATGGAACAACGGTTGTTATGGCCACACATAACCGGGAAATTGTAAACAATTTAAAGCGCCGTGTGATTGAAATTGAAGGCGGTATGATTGTTCGTGATGAACAACGAGGTGAATACAGCTATGAAGCTTAG
- the ftsX gene encoding permease-like cell division protein FtsX — protein sequence MKLRMLGRHIKEGLKNLGRNGWMTFASVSAVTVSLLLVGLFMMVILNLNSMADQVKDDVEIHAFIDVTANSSDEKHLKEQIKQIDQVQSIQYQTNQEGLNNLALGDETESYVKSLDNIGFLPNYYVVKTENPEQVPKVAKEIKQFNHVGELKYGQGKVEKLFSVVDIAKSVGLVLVVGLLFTSIFLITNTIKLTIVARRTEIEIMKLVGATNAFVRWPFFMEGLFLGILGAVLPVAAVAVGYQYIYQHFNDRMMSMFEMIPYQDLVIMLGSILLVLGALIGVLGSMQSVRKFLSV from the coding sequence ATGAAGCTTAGAATGCTAGGCAGACACATTAAAGAAGGTCTGAAAAATCTCGGAAGAAACGGATGGATGACCTTTGCTTCCGTTAGTGCTGTGACCGTATCGCTGCTTCTGGTTGGTCTGTTCATGATGGTCATCTTGAATTTAAATAGTATGGCCGACCAGGTGAAAGATGACGTGGAAATTCACGCTTTTATTGATGTCACAGCGAATAGTAGTGATGAAAAGCATTTAAAAGAACAGATTAAGCAAATTGATCAAGTTCAGTCCATCCAGTATCAAACAAATCAAGAAGGATTGAATAATCTCGCTTTGGGTGACGAAACCGAATCCTATGTTAAGTCTTTGGATAATATCGGTTTTCTACCAAACTATTATGTTGTTAAAACAGAAAATCCTGAACAAGTACCTAAAGTTGCTAAAGAAATCAAACAGTTCAATCATGTAGGTGAATTGAAATACGGCCAAGGCAAGGTTGAAAAACTATTCTCTGTAGTTGATATTGCTAAGAGTGTTGGTCTAGTCCTAGTTGTAGGCTTGTTATTTACATCCATATTTTTGATTACGAATACGATCAAACTTACAATTGTTGCTCGCCGAACAGAAATAGAAATTATGAAACTAGTGGGTGCAACGAATGCGTTTGTTCGATGGCCGTTTTTCATGGAAGGGCTTTTCTTGGGGATTCTTGGTGCTGTATTACCGGTCGCGGCTGTCGCTGTCGGTTATCAATATATTTACCAGCATTTTAATGACCGGATGATGTCCATGTTTGAAATGATCCCTTACCAGGATTTGGTTATAATGCTAGGTAGTATTTTATTGGTACTCGGTGCCTTGATTGGCGTTCTTGGCAGTATGCAGTCGGTTCGTAAGTTTTTAAGTGTGTAA
- a CDS encoding murein hydrolase activator EnvC family protein — MRQFWRNIVVGAVIVSMFTSFSWGSVSHAESKKKLNNKLNNIEKKQDKSDEKLSGAKDQLEKNKEKQKDKQAKIDQIKSKISTTKKQITDIEDTIANNKADISRMKKQIKSIKKRIKKRTKILKDRIKSMYINGGSVDYLSVLLGSNNFGEFLDRVFFLNKISDQDKKIIKSQKEDKAEVEKQQASIQKKLKENQSKKASLESLNSQLSDQKAEQKRLMKKLEEEQGHIEKMIMTQKEKKKTLEGQEAAVRQLIKEAKQREQRRKANKQNNSPSKPEAYSASSSDGGGNGMFIWPAGNRGAISDYYGARGGTHKGIDIAVNGAVKIKAAQSGVVARAYHSSSYGNVAFINHRINGNIYTTVYAHMRSRPMVSKGQKVQQGQQIGWMGSTGQSTGQHLHFEIYKGQWTPPPHPGTVNPLNYLP; from the coding sequence ATGAGACAATTTTGGCGTAACATCGTGGTTGGCGCGGTGATCGTTTCTATGTTTACGAGCTTTTCTTGGGGAAGCGTCAGTCATGCTGAATCGAAGAAGAAATTAAATAATAAGCTTAATAATATTGAGAAGAAGCAAGATAAGAGTGACGAGAAACTTAGTGGTGCCAAAGACCAATTAGAGAAAAATAAAGAAAAGCAAAAGGACAAGCAGGCAAAAATCGACCAAATTAAAAGCAAAATTTCGACAACTAAAAAGCAAATAACTGATATTGAAGACACGATTGCGAATAACAAAGCAGATATCTCTAGAATGAAGAAGCAGATTAAAAGCATCAAAAAAAGAATCAAAAAACGAACGAAGATTTTGAAAGACCGGATTAAATCGATGTACATAAATGGTGGATCAGTTGATTACTTATCCGTTCTGCTCGGTTCTAATAATTTCGGTGAATTCTTGGATCGCGTGTTTTTTCTAAACAAAATCTCAGATCAAGACAAAAAGATTATTAAGAGTCAGAAAGAAGATAAAGCCGAAGTCGAGAAACAGCAAGCATCGATACAAAAGAAACTGAAAGAAAATCAATCGAAAAAGGCATCCTTAGAATCTCTCAATTCCCAGCTGAGCGATCAAAAAGCGGAACAAAAACGTCTTATGAAGAAACTTGAGGAAGAACAGGGCCATATTGAAAAGATGATCATGACTCAAAAAGAGAAAAAGAAAACCCTTGAGGGTCAAGAGGCTGCGGTACGTCAATTAATTAAGGAAGCCAAGCAACGAGAACAAAGGCGAAAAGCCAACAAGCAAAACAATAGCCCATCGAAACCTGAAGCTTATTCGGCATCATCATCTGACGGTGGAGGTAATGGCATGTTTATTTGGCCAGCCGGAAATCGTGGTGCTATTAGTGATTATTACGGAGCACGTGGCGGAACGCATAAAGGTATTGATATTGCGGTTAATGGTGCTGTTAAAATAAAAGCTGCCCAATCCGGTGTTGTCGCTAGAGCTTATCATTCTAGTAGTTATGGCAATGTTGCATTTATTAACCATAGAATAAATGGGAACATATATACAACAGTCTATGCTCATATGCGTAGTCGCCCAATGGTGAGCAAGGGCCAGAAGGTACAACAAGGTCAACAAATAGGATGGATGGGATCGACAGGTCAGTCGACGGGTCAACATTTACATTTTGAAATCTATAAAGGTCAGTGGACGCCACCACCACATCCAGGTACGGTTAATCCATTGAATTATCTTCCGTAA
- a CDS encoding S41 family peptidase — protein MRFTGKIVALLMVVCLIVGAAGSYAAINVFDLGQSSESEIHLSDEDGESFDLQKVEAAADVISEKYFQKVDKKDLYNGAIRGMIESLDDPFSTYMDSKEAKQFSQQLSSSFSGIGVKVQMINGAMTIMTTMEGTPADKAGLRPQDQIVTVNGDSIKGMSLYKAISKIKGKNGTTVELGIKRKGVSEPINFDIDRGKIKVETVKSRVITKEKEPIGYIEITSFNENTDEAFKEHLQQLESQDIKGLLIDVRSNPGGYLESVLNIGNILLPKGSTIVKTQDRAGQTQSYKVESGEGKSYPMALLINKGSASASEILAGALKEAGGYPVIGTQSFGKGTVQTLAAQFKDSSEIKLTVRKWLTPKGHWIHEKGIEPTNKFKQSAMYYTHPTSIKEGKVLGYDDTNDKVSNIQKMLKGLGYSPGRTDGYYSKDTADAVRAFQKVNDLEVNGSVDQKTASKLEMKVLNAIDQPENDMQLQQGVNTLLDKINQG, from the coding sequence ATGAGATTTACCGGCAAGATTGTTGCCCTGCTAATGGTAGTCTGTCTTATCGTTGGTGCAGCGGGATCGTATGCGGCCATCAATGTATTCGACTTAGGTCAATCTTCTGAATCCGAGATTCATTTAAGTGATGAGGATGGAGAGTCATTTGATTTGCAGAAGGTTGAAGCGGCGGCTGATGTCATTTCTGAAAAGTATTTTCAGAAAGTGGACAAAAAAGATCTGTATAACGGGGCGATTAGAGGCATGATTGAATCGTTGGATGATCCGTTTTCAACGTACATGGATTCTAAAGAAGCGAAACAATTTTCACAACAGTTATCATCCTCATTCTCAGGGATTGGTGTTAAAGTCCAGATGATTAATGGTGCCATGACTATTATGACTACAATGGAGGGAACCCCTGCTGATAAAGCAGGTCTCAGACCGCAAGACCAAATTGTCACAGTGAATGGTGACTCTATCAAGGGTATGAGTCTTTACAAGGCTATTTCGAAAATTAAAGGGAAAAATGGGACAACTGTGGAATTGGGTATTAAGAGAAAGGGTGTTAGTGAACCTATCAACTTTGATATCGATCGGGGCAAGATCAAAGTGGAGACGGTTAAATCCCGTGTGATCACGAAAGAGAAGGAACCAATTGGTTATATCGAAATCACTTCATTTAATGAAAATACTGATGAAGCATTTAAAGAACACTTACAACAACTTGAAAGTCAGGATATCAAAGGGCTGCTCATCGATGTCCGGAGCAATCCCGGAGGTTACTTAGAAAGTGTACTGAACATAGGTAACATCCTATTGCCTAAAGGTTCAACCATTGTCAAAACCCAAGATCGTGCGGGTCAGACGCAATCCTATAAAGTTGAATCAGGTGAAGGTAAATCTTATCCAATGGCACTTCTAATAAATAAAGGCAGTGCATCGGCATCCGAAATTTTAGCAGGAGCTCTAAAAGAGGCCGGCGGTTACCCCGTTATTGGGACACAATCGTTTGGTAAGGGAACGGTACAAACATTGGCTGCCCAGTTTAAAGATAGCAGTGAAATTAAATTAACCGTTCGTAAATGGTTAACGCCAAAAGGCCATTGGATTCATGAAAAAGGGATCGAACCAACGAATAAGTTCAAGCAATCGGCTATGTATTACACACATCCTACCTCCATAAAAGAGGGCAAAGTACTCGGTTATGACGATACAAATGACAAAGTCAGCAACATCCAAAAAATGCTGAAAGGTCTTGGCTATAGTCCAGGTCGCACTGATGGTTACTATAGTAAAGATACGGCAGATGCTGTTCGAGCCTTTCAAAAAGTCAATGACTTGGAGGTTAATGGTTCAGTTGATCAGAAAACGGCCAGCAAATTAGAAATGAAGGTCCTTAACGCGATTGATCAACCTGAGAATGATATGCAGCTACAACAAGGGGTTAATACTTTGCTAGATAAAATTAATCAAGGCTAA
- a CDS encoding PDZ domain-containing protein, giving the protein MFIDIIKGLLSIFINPFFYLLILISFLGAFQRVKRERLSFGIKVYGAANVVFTNLIPGLLVGMFATAVLIGLGVALAPGVFILFMGFYMFLILVLQFRLASPAVAFALTIFVSMLLPDWTTHMAWLNHLIDGIQNTGLQSLGGFLVVILLSECLLTIIWGSKLPSPRLINSRRGKKVGAYEVSHYWVVPMVFLVPGGPVGLDIGWWPLASGDSFSFLLFPVGIGLQQLIVHTLPEQAVKRTGVLMGLATLITTVTVLIGIVFEFHVLIACAAGFALIFHLLLVYYHHYERENQPFYFVDEGNGLRVVGIVPGSPAEKMAVKIGEVVHKVNGVPIQSEEEFYHALQINAAYCQLEMIDYQNERRFVRRTIYQNDWHHIGLLFLEPSRRVKSA; this is encoded by the coding sequence ATGTTTATAGATATAATTAAAGGGTTACTATCCATCTTCATCAATCCATTTTTCTATTTGCTAATTCTCATTTCATTTTTGGGAGCTTTCCAGCGTGTGAAGCGGGAACGATTATCATTTGGGATAAAAGTCTATGGTGCAGCTAATGTCGTGTTCACGAACCTGATTCCGGGATTATTGGTTGGAATGTTCGCGACAGCTGTTTTAATAGGGCTTGGTGTTGCCTTAGCGCCAGGAGTATTTATCTTATTTATGGGATTCTATATGTTTCTAATCCTCGTTTTACAATTTAGGCTGGCGTCACCGGCTGTCGCCTTTGCTCTTACGATATTTGTGTCTATGCTGCTTCCAGATTGGACAACCCATATGGCTTGGCTTAATCATCTGATTGACGGTATTCAGAACACTGGCCTTCAGTCATTGGGTGGCTTTTTGGTCGTTATTCTGCTATCTGAATGTCTTTTAACAATCATTTGGGGTAGCAAACTCCCCTCACCTCGTTTGATTAATAGTAGAAGGGGGAAGAAAGTCGGGGCTTATGAGGTGAGCCATTATTGGGTGGTGCCTATGGTATTCCTTGTGCCAGGGGGGCCAGTTGGTTTGGATATAGGTTGGTGGCCTTTAGCATCAGGGGATTCGTTTAGTTTTCTGTTGTTCCCTGTAGGTATTGGCTTACAGCAGCTTATTGTCCATACATTACCTGAACAAGCTGTTAAGCGGACAGGGGTTTTGATGGGACTGGCAACATTGATAACAACCGTTACTGTCTTGATAGGAATCGTCTTCGAATTTCATGTCTTGATTGCTTGTGCAGCTGGGTTTGCGCTTATCTTTCATCTATTGCTTGTCTATTATCACCATTATGAGCGGGAAAATCAGCCGTTTTACTTTGTCGATGAAGGCAACGGTCTTCGGGTTGTTGGGATTGTACCGGGGTCCCCTGCTGAAAAAATGGCGGTTAAAATAGGAGAAGTGGTTCATAAAGTTAACGGTGTGCCGATTCAATCGGAAGAAGAATTCTATCATGCTTTACAAATAAATGCGGCCTATTGTCAGTTGGAGATGATTGATTATCAAAATGAACGGCGATTTGTTAGACGGACGATTTATCAGAATGATTGGCATCACATAGGTTTGTTGTTTTTGGAACCCTCACGTCGGGTGAAATCGGCGTAA
- a CDS encoding DUF2198 family protein, which produces MWAFLLFLFVPGIATVLVIRVTFNFYVGPLLALALFGIVVYKLNYPLWYLLPAILSILIGVWLSKQIHSD; this is translated from the coding sequence ATGTGGGCGTTTCTATTATTTTTGTTTGTACCAGGAATAGCGACTGTGTTAGTGATTAGAGTCACTTTCAATTTTTATGTCGGTCCTTTATTGGCTCTGGCATTATTTGGTATAGTGGTTTATAAACTTAATTATCCTTTATGGTATTTGCTTCCCGCCATTCTATCCATCTTAATAGGTGTATGGTTATCTAAGCAAATTCATTCAGATTAA